ACGCACGAATACCAATCGGCGTATCACTATCACTGTATTTTATGGCATTTTCGAGCAAGTTAATGATCACGCGCTCAATCAAGTTACCGTCACAATACAAGAGTAAATCGGCTGGAATATCAATATCAAGTGGATGACTGTCTAAAGTGTAGTCCAAGATCCGAACGGCGCTGCTAGTAATTTCTTGCAGAGATTCCCATTCCAAATTCGGGTGGATCCCCCCAGATTGTAAGCGGGCCATATCCAATAAATTATTCACTAATCTCGAGGTGCTTAACACCTGTTGGCGCATCTGGCTGACTTGTGCGGTGAGCGGTGAATTTTCAGCTGATAACTCCAACATCAAAATTTCGCTTTGACCAAATAAAACAGTCAGTGGCGTTTTGAGGTCATGGGATAAGGCCGCCAGCAGTGAATTTCGTAATTGCTCTCGTTCAACATCCAACTTCGCTCTCTCTGCTTGTTTGGTCAGTTGCAGGCGGGAAAGGCTACTGGCGATTAATCCAGTAAAGGTTTGCAGCATACGTTGCTGCTCGGGGATCAGTAATTGGCGAATATTACGCGGCTCAATGGCAAGCACGGCAAGAGTTTCATCCGCCGTCGTGATGGGCTGTAATTGGTACGGTACGCTGGGAAGCGTGTCTGTCCCTGCCCCCGCAGGCTGGCGCTTATCAAAGCTCCATTTTGCGATAGCTTTGTCGATTTGCAACTGGCTATAACCTTCACACTGTAATGGTATCAGTTGGTTGTTTTCATCGGGGAGTAGCAAACAGGTTTTTGCTTGAAAGGCATTATTTAAAAAGTGGTAGCCTGTTTTACCGATATCTTCCGTGCTGAGGGCTTGACCTAGCTCTTTGGTCATTTCATATAAATGTCGCGTGCGTTGTTCTCGATAACGCGCAATTCTTGCCTGATATCGCATGCCTGCGGTGAGATTACCGACAACCACCCCCACAATCAGCATCACCGTAAAGGTAACCAGATACTGCATATCCATAATCGCCAACGAAAAATGGGGCTGAACGAAAAATAAATCGAAACTGATCACATTGATTAACGCGGCGAAAACGGAAGGGCGGCGACCGTAAAACAGCGCGACTAGTACGACGCCCAATAAATAGAGGGTGACTAAGTTGGCTTTATCCAGCGCCAGTAAGAATGTTCGAGAGAATAGAGTGATAGTCGCACACATGGCGATCGCCATTAAATAGCCATTGACATCAGAGCGCCATTTTTCGGTAAACGGCTTTCTCTCAGGTTCTTTATCCCAATCGCTTTTTTCTTCAAGGGCGACAATGATCAAATCTAAATCAGGCCCAAGTTTACCGAGTCTATCCGCAAAACCTTGGCGTAATTTAAATTTATACCATTTGCGATGTTTATCGCGCCGGCCTATCAAAATTTTACCGAGATTATGCTCCCGCGCGTAACGCAAAATGGCTTTTTCTTCATTAGGATCGGAAAGCGTGGTGGTTTCTGCGCCTAAGTCTTGAGCTAGCCTCAGTGCTTTCAAAATAGCGCGGCGCTGATTTTCAGGAAGTTGGTGTAATGTTGGGGTTTCTACATACACGGCATGCCAAACACAGCCAAACTTAGCGGCAAGGCGAGCAGCGGCTCGTACTAGCTTTTCATTGCCCGTATTATGCCCGATACACAGGAGTAACCCATCGCGGGTATGCCAAACGGGGGCTTCGCCTTTACCATCTCGAAATTCACGCATTTGGTCATCAACACGGTCAGCAGTACGGCGTAAGGCTAATTCGCGTAAAGCAATTAAGTTTCCTTTACGAAAGAAATGCTCGATAGCACGTTCAGCCTGTCCCGGAATATACACTTTGCCTTCTTTTAAACGTTGGCGGAGATCATCCGGGGGTAAATCCACTAAAACCACTTCATTGGCGGCATCAAAAATATGGTCAGGCACCGTTTCACGCACGCGGATACCGGTGATGCTACCAACAATGTCATTTAAGCTTTCAATATGCTGAACGTTAACCGTGGTGAGAACGTCAATACCTGCATCCAGTAATTCTTCGACATCTTGCCAGCGTTTAGGGTGGCGGCTGCCGTTTGGATTACTGAAGGCGAGTTCATCCATCAAGATAATGGCAGGATGCCTTGCCAATGCAGCATCAATATCGAAGGCGTGCAGACGACGCCCCCGGTGGCTGATTTTTAACGGAGGAAGTTGCGGGAGCCCATCCAGCAGCGCGGCGGTTTCTTCTCGCTCATGAGTTTCGACCACGCCAATCAGCACATCTAACCCTTGTGCTCGAAGGCGTTGCGCTTCTTGCAACATGGCATAAGTTTTCCCGACACCGGCGCAAGCACCGAAGAAAATCTTAAGCTTGCCACGTCCACTTTCATTTGCCTTTACCAACAGGTCATCTGGGTTTGGGCGGATAGGCTCCTGATTATTCATAACTGACCTCAGTGATTTTGACTGTTAGCTTCCCGTTGATAGGTATCAAGGGCAAGGTTTAACTCTAATACGTTGACGACTGGCTCTCCTAAAAATCGAAACAGGGGAGATTGAGTATTGTCAGTAATAAGCGATTTTACCTTGTCTATCGATAACTGTCTGTTTTTGGCAATACGCGGCGCTTGATATAAAGCAGCGGCAACTGAAATATGCGGATCTAGCCCACTGGAAGAGGCGGTCAGTAAATCCACTGGCAAAGTATCACCGCCATCGGGTTCATGCTGTTTCAATGCAACCGAGCGCTCAGTCAGTTCCTTGGTTAATAGAGGATTACTAATAGCGAGGTTACTGCCACCCGAAGCCAGTGCGTTATAGGGCATTTCTGCTGTCACTGATGGGCGACCATAAAAGTAATTGTCATTTTGATAAGACTGCCCAATTAACGATGAACCGATAATGCGATTATCTTGTAGGATCAGTGAACCCATCGATTGAGTTGGAAAAATGACATTAGAAAGCCCCGTCACAAGTAACGGATAAGCAATCCCAGTCACCAGCGTTAATAAAACTAAAATCATCAATGAAGAACGAAACATGTTCATAATAGGCTCCTTAAATACCAAATAAGCTGATGAACATATCGATAAGTTTGATCCCCACAAATGGGACAATCAAGCCGCCTAACCCATACAGGCCCAAGTTACGCTGTAAAAGTGATTGAGAACTCATCGGGCGATAATTCACCCCTTTTAAGGCCAGTGGAATTAAGAACACAATAATCAAGGCATTAAAAATAACCGCCGACAGCAATGCCGAAGCAGGGGAGTGCAAATGCATAATATTCAAGGCATTGAGTTGTGGCCATGTGACCGCAAAACAGGCCGGAATAATTGCAAAGTATTTGGCGATATCGTTGGCAATACTGAATGTGGTCAATGATCCGCGAGTCATCAGCATCTGTTTACCAATATGCACCACTTCAATCAGCTTAGTTGGGTTGGAATCTAAATCTACCATGTTACCGGCTTCTTTAGCCGCTTGCGTACCCGAGTTCATGGCAACGGCCACATCCGCTTGTGCCAGTGCTGGCGCATCGTTGGTGCCATCCCCGGTCATGGCCACCAAGCGACCTTCCGATTGATATTGGCGTATCAATGCAAGTTTTGCTTCTGGAGTGGCTTCAGCTAAGAAATCATCTACGCCTGCTTCTGCCGCAATCGCCGCTGCGGTTAGGTGGTTGTCCCCCGTGATCATCACGGTTTTGATCCCCATCGCACGCATTTGCGCAAAACGCTCTTTCATACCGCCTTTGACGATGTCTTTGAGCGCCACTACACCGAGTACTGTTTGGCTATCAACCACTACTAATGGTGTTCCCCCTGTATGCGCCACCTGTTCAACAAGTTTGTCGGCTTCGACAGGGAATTTACCGTGGTTGGCTTCGACATAACGGCGAATAGCGTCAGCAGAACCTTTGCGGATCATACGTTCGCCGACGTTCACACCGCTCATGCGAGTCATGGCAGAGAAGGGGACAAACGTAGCGTTCATGGCGTGGATATCGCGTTCACGTAAATTGAATTTTTGTTTTGCGAGCACCACAATACTGCGTCCTTCTGGGGTTTCATCCGCCAGAGAGGAGAGTTGAGCGGCGTCTGCTAATTGTTGTTCCGAGACACCACTTAACGGTAAAAACTCTGAGGCTTGACGGTTACCGAGGGTGATGGTGCCTGTTTTGTCCAGTAACAGGACGTCAACGTCTCCCGCTGCTTCCACGGCACGTCCGCTGGTGGCAATCACGTTTGCGCCTAGCATACGGCTCATTCCGGCAACCCCAATGGAAGAAAGTAACCCGCCAATGGTGGTAGGGATCAGACAGATCAGCAAGGCAATCAATACAATGATAGACACCGCACCACCTGCACCTGCGTATTCCGTGGCATACAAGGTGAACGGATATAACGTTGCACACACTAGAACAAAGATAATGGTCAGTGCGGTTAATAATATAGTGAGCGCGATTTCATTGGGCGTTTTACGGCGTTGTGCGCCTTCCACCATGGAGATCATGCGGTCTAAGAATGTTTCACCCGGGTTAACCGTACATTCGACAATCAGCCAGTCAGAAAGTACGCGAGTTCCCCCCGTGACCGATGAAAAGTCTCCACCGGATTCACGGATCACAGGCGCGGATTCACCTGTAATGGCACTTTCATCTACGGAGGCACCGCCTTCAATCACTTCGCCATCACAAGGAATGGTTTCCCCTGCGCGGATCAGGACGATATCGCCTTTACGAAGTTGGTCTGAACTGACCATTTCTTGCGGTGCATCGAGAGACGCTGTCGCCAGTTTGGTCGCTCGGCTTTGCTGTTTTACGCCTTTTAAACTCTGAGCTTGCGCTTTACTACGGCCTTCCGCTAAAGCTTCTGCAAAGTTGGCAAACAGCACAGTAAACCATAACCATAAAGTGACCATGCCACTAAACCAAGCGTTGCCTTCGCTATAGCCGGCGACCATGGCTATCCATAATAAAGTCGTAATAATACTGCCGATGTAAACCACAAACATGACTGGATTACGCCATTGGGCCTGTGGTGTCAGTTTTTTAATGGCATCAATCGTCGATTGGCGAACCAGTTTGCTATCAAATAATTGTGTTTTTTGATTTTTCATTTTTTCACCCTCATTATGCCGCTAACCAAATTTGCAGATGTTCCGCGATTGGCCCTAACGCAAGCGCAGGGACAAAGGTCAGCGCACCAATGAGAAGAACAGTCATGATTAATAATCCGATAAACAGTGGACCGTGTGTCGGCAATGTTGCAAGGCTGGCGGCTTGTGGTTTTTTCACTGCCATAGAGCCTGCAATCGCTAATACAGGGAAAATCACACCGAAACGACCAAGGAACATGGCTAATGCCAGCATCACGTTGTAATACGGCGTGTTCGCGCTTAACCCTGCAAATGCACTACCATTGTTATTGGCTGCGGATGAGAATGCGTATAACACTTCGCTAAATCCGTGAGCGCCAGGGTTAAGAATGCCGGCGCGTCCGGCTTCGGTCATCAGTGAAATAGTGGTACCAAGTAGCACTAAAGTTGGCGTAACTAGGATTGCCAGTGCTACCATTTTCATTTCACGCACTTCGATTTTTTTACCGAGGTATTCAGGAGTTCGACCAATCATCAATCCAGCTAAGAACACGGCAAGTAAAACAAACAGCAACATGCCGTATAAACCTGAACCGACTCCCCCAAAGACAACTTCACCAATTTGCATCAACCACATAGGAACCATGCCACCTAATGCGGTGTAAGAATCGTGCATTGAGTTCACGGCACCACAAGATGCAGCGGTAGTAACGACGGCATATAACGCAGATCCTAATGTACCAAAGCGGTTTTCTTTCCCTTCAAGGTTAGCGGTGCTACTGGCATGTAGCTCCCCTAAGAATGGGTTACCGACGTATTCTTCATGGATCACAACGGCGGCGGCAATCACGAAAATAATCGCCATTGCCCATAACAGGGCGTGACCTTGTTTGTTATCACTGACGGTACGACCAAAAGCAAAGCAAAGTGCAGTTGGGATAAGGAAGATAGCCAACATTTGAACAAAGTTGCTTAATGCCGTTGGGTTTTCAAATGGAT
The Providencia alcalifaciens DNA segment above includes these coding regions:
- the kdpC gene encoding potassium-transporting ATPase subunit KdpC codes for the protein MNMFRSSLMILVLLTLVTGIAYPLLVTGLSNVIFPTQSMGSLILQDNRIIGSSLIGQSYQNDNYFYGRPSVTAEMPYNALASGGSNLAISNPLLTKELTERSVALKQHEPDGGDTLPVDLLTASSSGLDPHISVAAALYQAPRIAKNRQLSIDKVKSLITDNTQSPLFRFLGEPVVNVLELNLALDTYQREANSQNH
- the kdpA gene encoding potassium-transporting ATPase subunit KdpA produces the protein MATNAFLLIASFLLVLMLLAKPLGNFIAYLIDGDMPRTIAKSESVFWRLSGIKQVGRDLPEMNYWQYAIAILLFNLLGFGLLFVILMCQGSLPLNPQHYPGMSWDLAFNTAISFVANTNWQSYSGENTLSYLSQMVGLTVQNFLSAATGIAVVFALIRAFSRHGSKTIGNAWVDLARITLYLLLPLAIIFALFFVSQGVIQNFAPYVLSNNLDSAPQLLPMGPVASQEAIKLLGTNGGGFFGANSSHPFENPTALSNFVQMLAIFLIPTALCFAFGRTVSDNKQGHALLWAMAIIFVIAAAVVIHEEYVGNPFLGELHASSTANLEGKENRFGTLGSALYAVVTTAASCGAVNSMHDSYTALGGMVPMWLMQIGEVVFGGVGSGLYGMLLFVLLAVFLAGLMIGRTPEYLGKKIEVREMKMVALAILVTPTLVLLGTTISLMTEAGRAGILNPGAHGFSEVLYAFSSAANNNGSAFAGLSANTPYYNVMLALAMFLGRFGVIFPVLAIAGSMAVKKPQAASLATLPTHGPLFIGLLIMTVLLIGALTFVPALALGPIAEHLQIWLAA
- the kdpB gene encoding potassium-transporting ATPase subunit KdpB is translated as MKNQKTQLFDSKLVRQSTIDAIKKLTPQAQWRNPVMFVVYIGSIITTLLWIAMVAGYSEGNAWFSGMVTLWLWFTVLFANFAEALAEGRSKAQAQSLKGVKQQSRATKLATASLDAPQEMVSSDQLRKGDIVLIRAGETIPCDGEVIEGGASVDESAITGESAPVIRESGGDFSSVTGGTRVLSDWLIVECTVNPGETFLDRMISMVEGAQRRKTPNEIALTILLTALTIIFVLVCATLYPFTLYATEYAGAGGAVSIIVLIALLICLIPTTIGGLLSSIGVAGMSRMLGANVIATSGRAVEAAGDVDVLLLDKTGTITLGNRQASEFLPLSGVSEQQLADAAQLSSLADETPEGRSIVVLAKQKFNLRERDIHAMNATFVPFSAMTRMSGVNVGERMIRKGSADAIRRYVEANHGKFPVEADKLVEQVAHTGGTPLVVVDSQTVLGVVALKDIVKGGMKERFAQMRAMGIKTVMITGDNHLTAAAIAAEAGVDDFLAEATPEAKLALIRQYQSEGRLVAMTGDGTNDAPALAQADVAVAMNSGTQAAKEAGNMVDLDSNPTKLIEVVHIGKQMLMTRGSLTTFSIANDIAKYFAIIPACFAVTWPQLNALNIMHLHSPASALLSAVIFNALIIVFLIPLALKGVNYRPMSSQSLLQRNLGLYGLGGLIVPFVGIKLIDMFISLFGI
- the kdpD gene encoding two-component system sensor histidine kinase KdpD, whose protein sequence is MNNQEPIRPNPDDLLVKANESGRGKLKIFFGACAGVGKTYAMLQEAQRLRAQGLDVLIGVVETHEREETAALLDGLPQLPPLKISHRGRRLHAFDIDAALARHPAIILMDELAFSNPNGSRHPKRWQDVEELLDAGIDVLTTVNVQHIESLNDIVGSITGIRVRETVPDHIFDAANEVVLVDLPPDDLRQRLKEGKVYIPGQAERAIEHFFRKGNLIALRELALRRTADRVDDQMREFRDGKGEAPVWHTRDGLLLCIGHNTGNEKLVRAAARLAAKFGCVWHAVYVETPTLHQLPENQRRAILKALRLAQDLGAETTTLSDPNEEKAILRYAREHNLGKILIGRRDKHRKWYKFKLRQGFADRLGKLGPDLDLIIVALEEKSDWDKEPERKPFTEKWRSDVNGYLMAIAMCATITLFSRTFLLALDKANLVTLYLLGVVLVALFYGRRPSVFAALINVISFDLFFVQPHFSLAIMDMQYLVTFTVMLIVGVVVGNLTAGMRYQARIARYREQRTRHLYEMTKELGQALSTEDIGKTGYHFLNNAFQAKTCLLLPDENNQLIPLQCEGYSQLQIDKAIAKWSFDKRQPAGAGTDTLPSVPYQLQPITTADETLAVLAIEPRNIRQLLIPEQQRMLQTFTGLIASSLSRLQLTKQAERAKLDVEREQLRNSLLAALSHDLKTPLTVLFGQSEILMLELSAENSPLTAQVSQMRQQVLSTSRLVNNLLDMARLQSGGIHPNLEWESLQEITSSAVRILDYTLDSHPLDIDIPADLLLYCDGNLIERVIINLLENAIKYSDSDTPIGIRASIESQKAHVEVWDASNAIPDGQEKTIFDKFSRAQKESAIPGVGLGLAICRAIIHLHEGEIWAQNNEKGGASFHFVLPLKPLPEIENENENENEI